One window from the genome of Spirosoma rhododendri encodes:
- a CDS encoding endonuclease domain-containing protein, with the protein MKELRRELRQRQTEAETILWGLLRDRKVVGAKFRRQHSFGYFIVDFYCQAYRLVIELDGSVHNSPEARLADEEREGVLRDLGVLVIRFSNDEVLYDVNHVLEKIREILV; encoded by the coding sequence ATGAAAGAATTGCGTCGTGAGTTGAGACAGCGGCAAACAGAAGCGGAGACGATATTGTGGGGCTTACTGCGTGATAGAAAAGTAGTCGGAGCGAAGTTTCGAAGACAGCACAGTTTCGGATACTTCATCGTTGACTTCTATTGTCAAGCGTACCGGCTAGTTATCGAGTTAGACGGATCGGTACATAATTCGCCCGAAGCTCGGCTTGCAGATGAAGAACGGGAAGGTGTATTACGTGATTTAGGGGTATTAGTCATCCGCTTTTCAAACGATGAGGTACTGTACGATGTAAATCACGTTCTGGAAAAGATTCGCGAGATCCTTGTGTAA
- a CDS encoding class I SAM-dependent methyltransferase yields MAWYHNFFHGLPQLAWKAAQTDEQTQLDLELIVDSLDFGPGDRLLDVFCGYGRHALPLARMGAHVTGVDIAADYIAELTDAARRQKLPVMAIEGDILTLPTDDVQASAGATGQFDAAYCMGNSFSFFPRPDLQQLLTRLANWLRPGGRLLIHSQMVAESVLPDYQPRNWQPIELGDGSTLLFMVENEYHPLDGRIDSHLTYVHGAETQTRTAQHYVYTLAELGQLFRAAGLPIIDVYGTEQGDAYAVGDADAWLLAEKITG; encoded by the coding sequence TTGGCTTGGTATCATAATTTCTTTCATGGGCTGCCGCAGCTGGCCTGGAAAGCGGCCCAAACCGACGAACAGACGCAGCTTGACCTGGAGCTGATCGTCGACTCGCTCGACTTCGGCCCCGGCGACCGATTGCTTGATGTGTTCTGCGGCTACGGTCGGCACGCGCTGCCGCTGGCCCGAATGGGGGCGCACGTTACGGGCGTCGATATTGCGGCCGACTATATCGCGGAATTGACCGATGCGGCCCGACGCCAGAAACTGCCGGTTATGGCTATCGAGGGGGATATTCTGACACTGCCGACAGACGATGTTCAGGCCAGCGCGGGCGCGACCGGGCAGTTCGACGCGGCCTACTGTATGGGAAACAGTTTCAGCTTTTTCCCCCGCCCCGACTTGCAGCAACTCCTGACCCGGCTGGCCAACTGGTTGCGACCCGGCGGGCGACTGCTTATTCATTCGCAGATGGTGGCTGAATCTGTGCTGCCCGACTACCAGCCGCGTAACTGGCAACCGATTGAGCTGGGCGACGGATCGACGCTGTTATTTATGGTCGAAAACGAATACCACCCCCTCGATGGTCGTATCGATTCGCACCTGACCTACGTACACGGCGCGGAAACACAAACCCGCACGGCTCAGCACTACGTCTACACCCTCGCTGAGCTGGGTCAGTTGTTTCGGGCGGCTGGCCTGCCGATTATCGATGTGTACGGTACGGAGCAGGGAGACGCTTACGCCGTGGGCGATGCCGACGCCTGGCTGCTTGCGGAAAAGATCACGGGCTGA
- a CDS encoding TetR/AcrR family transcriptional regulator — MDVLERKPRAHEQVRAGIITTARKIARQEGWQAVSIRKIADAIEYSAPVVYEYFDGKDVLFSAIREEGFDYLHEQYHRIMKLYRDPEKRLYEISLIQWEFGRRQPELYQVMYNLEGAYCSIPGHQSEKLQAISDTVCEIIFAFIPKAKESIRRLYFEWWALSHGMISLAMTMQDSQLMEQSEQTYRESMRQFVRRLR; from the coding sequence ATGGACGTTTTAGAACGCAAACCACGAGCACATGAGCAAGTTCGGGCAGGCATCATCACTACCGCCCGCAAAATAGCGCGTCAGGAAGGCTGGCAGGCCGTTTCAATCCGTAAGATCGCCGATGCTATCGAATACAGTGCCCCCGTCGTTTACGAATACTTTGATGGCAAAGATGTGCTGTTCAGCGCTATTCGGGAAGAAGGGTTCGACTACCTGCACGAGCAATATCACCGGATCATGAAGCTGTACCGGGACCCGGAAAAGCGACTCTACGAAATTTCCCTCATTCAATGGGAGTTCGGACGTCGCCAGCCTGAATTGTATCAGGTCATGTACAATCTGGAAGGAGCCTATTGCAGTATACCCGGCCATCAGTCGGAGAAATTACAGGCGATCAGTGATACGGTTTGCGAAATTATTTTTGCGTTTATTCCCAAAGCGAAAGAAAGTATTCGCCGGCTTTATTTTGAATGGTGGGCCCTATCGCATGGCATGATTTCGCTGGCTATGACCATGCAGGACAGCCAGTTGATGGAGCAATCGGAGCAGACCTACCGCGAATCGATGCGGCAGTTTGTGCGACGGCTGCGGTAG
- a CDS encoding SOS response-associated peptidase → MCFHKSLNVTAPQLEERFGATVPQSADIKPVYHANAYQLPQWPILTHQRPDRFELMTWGLIPHWAKTAVSASELRTATINARSETIYEKPSFRSAARAGNRCLIPVTGFFEWHTEGRNKYPFYITPTDRKIISIAGLWDEWADPDTGEVTRTYTLLTTDANPLLAAIHNAKKRMPCLLSPDDEQKWLHDDLTEKQALTLLADQYADRNLHSYSISKRITSRSEATDVPAVLDPFTYPELAKQADLFA, encoded by the coding sequence ATGTGCTTTCATAAATCTCTCAACGTCACGGCTCCGCAACTGGAAGAACGATTTGGCGCGACTGTGCCCCAATCGGCCGATATCAAACCTGTCTACCACGCCAACGCGTACCAGCTACCGCAGTGGCCCATCCTGACGCATCAGCGCCCCGACCGGTTCGAGCTGATGACGTGGGGGCTGATTCCGCATTGGGCAAAGACCGCAGTCAGCGCGTCCGAACTGCGCACTGCGACGATCAATGCCCGCTCCGAAACGATCTACGAGAAGCCGTCGTTCCGGTCGGCGGCACGGGCCGGCAATCGGTGTCTGATTCCGGTAACGGGCTTTTTTGAATGGCATACCGAAGGGCGCAACAAATACCCGTTCTACATCACGCCCACCGACCGGAAAATTATCTCGATCGCGGGTTTGTGGGACGAGTGGGCTGACCCCGACACGGGCGAAGTGACCCGAACCTATACGCTGCTGACAACCGACGCCAACCCGCTGCTGGCGGCCATCCACAATGCAAAAAAGCGAATGCCCTGCCTGCTCTCACCCGATGATGAGCAGAAATGGCTGCACGATGACCTGACCGAAAAGCAGGCACTCACCCTACTGGCCGATCAGTACGCCGACCGTAATCTGCACAGCTATAGCATTAGCAAGCGCATCACCTCGCGCTCCGAAGCGACCGATGTGCCTGCCGTGCTCGATCCGTTCACGTATCCAGAGCTGGCAAAACAGGCTGATCTGTTTGCCTGA
- a CDS encoding bestrophin-like domain, with protein MQQSADTGSMHLVHDDLLFMRWVYDLPTWLFGLLTVGVFVGAAVLGLRLTHSRLNRSSMATLIDNGTVGWFFSGVSLLYGLLLGLLTVATWSSFTQASSLASQEASIIAVLYRDLSGYPHPIRDTLQGDVKEYTHFVIEKAWPAQRKGYIYETGLLTQFQNHLLPFEPRTKAQEVLHGETLVTFNRLVETRRLRIESVKGSVPSVLWSVVMLGAIATIVFSYLFVVSSYRLHALLTGIMAGMVGLLVFLIAALDHPYWGEVSVSADAYQLVLDRVINQKIGLQPID; from the coding sequence ATGCAACAGTCAGCAGATACCGGGTCGATGCACCTGGTTCATGACGATCTTCTTTTTATGCGTTGGGTATACGACCTGCCAACCTGGCTGTTTGGTTTGCTTACCGTCGGGGTATTTGTTGGGGCAGCTGTGCTGGGCCTACGCCTTACACACAGCCGACTGAACCGAAGTTCGATGGCGACTCTGATCGATAACGGTACGGTTGGCTGGTTCTTTTCGGGGGTATCGCTGCTGTACGGCCTGTTGCTGGGCTTGCTGACCGTAGCGACCTGGAGTAGTTTTACGCAGGCGAGCAGTCTGGCGTCGCAGGAAGCTTCTATCATCGCCGTATTGTACCGCGACCTGTCGGGTTATCCCCATCCTATTCGAGACACGTTGCAGGGCGATGTAAAGGAATACACCCATTTTGTGATCGAAAAAGCGTGGCCCGCACAGCGAAAAGGGTATATCTACGAAACTGGTTTGCTGACTCAGTTTCAGAATCACCTGTTGCCGTTCGAACCACGCACTAAAGCGCAGGAAGTACTCCACGGCGAAACGCTGGTAACGTTTAACCGGTTGGTGGAAACCCGACGGCTGCGCATCGAATCCGTCAAGGGCAGCGTACCGAGTGTGCTCTGGAGCGTCGTGATGCTGGGCGCAATCGCCACCATTGTATTTTCGTATCTGTTCGTGGTGAGCAGCTATCGGCTCCATGCCCTGCTGACGGGTATTATGGCGGGAATGGTCGGTCTGCTGGTCTTTCTGATCGCGGCCCTCGACCATCCATATTGGGGGGAAGTGAGCGTATCCGCTGATGCGTACCAGTTGGTGCTCGACCGGGTTATCAATCAGAAAATAGGGCTGCAACCTATCGATTGA
- a CDS encoding ROK family protein, translated as MQSYWGIDLGGTKIECAVLQTEIGTLPSLDSVVIRKRIETEASKGYEHILNQAKTLIEQVKAETGLTPERIGFGTPGTFDPVRQTMKNCNTTVLNGKPMKQDLANLLGLPVEVANDANCFVLSEATMGIVPDVVPDYQTVFGVIMGTGVGGGVAVRGRDGQTIVLNGLQGIGGEWGHNVVEENGYPCYCGKRGCVEQVISGPALQRYYHQISGVERLLPEIMERYHAGSDLFASQTVNRLLEYFAKSMSAIINVLDPDAIVLGGGLGNIDLLYTEGVERIKKYIFNSGEVNTRFLKPKLGDSAGVFGAAML; from the coding sequence ATGCAGTCTTACTGGGGCATTGATCTGGGCGGCACCAAAATTGAGTGTGCCGTTCTCCAAACTGAAATCGGTACGCTTCCCTCGCTCGATAGCGTCGTAATCCGCAAACGTATCGAAACTGAAGCCAGCAAAGGGTACGAGCATATCCTGAATCAGGCCAAAACACTCATCGAACAGGTAAAAGCCGAAACGGGCCTTACGCCCGAACGGATCGGCTTCGGTACACCGGGCACGTTCGACCCCGTTCGGCAGACCATGAAAAACTGCAACACGACCGTGCTCAACGGAAAGCCGATGAAGCAGGACTTAGCCAACCTGCTGGGCCTACCGGTCGAAGTTGCCAACGACGCTAACTGCTTCGTACTGTCGGAAGCGACGATGGGTATCGTTCCCGACGTTGTACCCGATTATCAGACGGTGTTCGGTGTCATCATGGGCACGGGCGTCGGTGGTGGCGTCGCGGTGCGCGGTCGCGACGGGCAAACAATCGTGCTGAATGGCCTACAGGGTATTGGGGGCGAATGGGGCCACAACGTGGTGGAAGAAAACGGCTACCCGTGTTACTGCGGCAAGCGCGGCTGCGTTGAGCAGGTTATTTCCGGACCGGCGCTGCAACGGTACTACCATCAGATTAGTGGTGTAGAACGGCTGCTGCCGGAGATCATGGAGCGTTATCACGCAGGCAGCGATCTGTTCGCCAGTCAGACCGTTAACCGGTTGCTGGAGTACTTCGCCAAGTCGATGTCAGCGATCATCAACGTCCTCGACCCCGACGCTATCGTGCTGGGTGGTGGGCTCGGCAATATAGACCTGCTGTACACCGAAGGCGTTGAACGCATCAAGAAATACATTTTCAACAGTGGCGAAGTCAACACTCGTTTCCTGAAACCCAAACTGGGCGACAGCGCAGGTGTCTTCGGCGCAGCTATGTTGTAG
- a CDS encoding YitT family protein — MSKNNSAFRLIKDTTFIVAGVLSAGMGLKGFLLSSQFIDGGVTGISMLLSQLLNVPLAILLLVINLPFIALGYRRFGRLFALRSTLAIAGLSLSLLVIPYPDVTRDLLLTSVFGGFFIGAGIGMAIRGGAVLDGTEIAALLISRSRPILKVSDVILVMNVLIFGAAAFFLSVNLALYSMITYFAASKTIDFILHGVEEYTAVLIVSEQHEAIQRQIIDNGWGITVLTGQQGYGKKGHSQQETIVLYVVLTRLEISRLRTLVYGVDEKAFIIQHSVDDVTGGKIKLLPMH; from the coding sequence ATGTCTAAAAACAACTCGGCCTTTCGACTCATAAAAGACACCACGTTTATCGTCGCGGGTGTGCTCAGTGCTGGTATGGGTCTGAAAGGTTTCCTGTTGTCGAGTCAATTCATTGATGGGGGCGTTACGGGTATTTCCATGCTGCTGTCTCAGCTGCTGAACGTACCACTCGCGATCCTGCTGCTGGTTATCAACCTGCCGTTCATCGCGCTTGGTTACCGCCGGTTTGGTCGGTTGTTTGCGCTGCGCAGTACGTTGGCCATCGCCGGGCTGTCGCTGTCGCTGCTCGTGATTCCCTACCCCGACGTAACCCGCGATCTGCTGCTTACGTCGGTCTTTGGGGGCTTCTTCATCGGGGCAGGTATCGGCATGGCAATTCGGGGCGGTGCCGTGCTCGACGGTACCGAAATTGCGGCTCTGCTCATCAGCCGCAGCCGTCCGATACTAAAAGTCAGCGACGTAATTCTGGTCATGAACGTGCTGATCTTTGGAGCAGCTGCCTTCTTTCTGAGCGTCAATCTGGCGCTGTACTCGATGATTACTTACTTCGCAGCATCGAAAACGATCGATTTCATTCTGCACGGCGTCGAAGAATACACGGCAGTGCTAATCGTTTCGGAACAGCACGAAGCCATTCAACGGCAGATCATCGACAACGGCTGGGGCATCACGGTCCTGACCGGGCAGCAGGGATATGGCAAAAAAGGGCATAGTCAGCAGGAGACGATCGTGCTGTACGTTGTGCTGACCCGACTCGAAATCAGCCGGTTACGCACGCTGGTGTACGGTGTCGATGAGAAAGCGTTCATCATTCAGCACAGCGTCGACGACGTTACGGGCGGCAAGATCAAGCTCTTACCCATGCACTAG
- the cysK gene encoding cysteine synthase A has translation MKANSILDTIGQTPHVRLSRLFPNHEVWMKLERANPGASIKDRIALAMVDDAEAKGLLKPGSTIIEPTSGNTGIGLAMVAAVKGYKLILVMPESMSIERRRIMAAYGAQFDLTPRERGMKGAIERAHALLLETPNSWMPQQFDNPANIAIHKATTAREILADFPNGFDALITGVGTGGHITGVSEVLKEQFPAMHTFAVEPELSSVISGGMPGPHPIQGIGAGFIPQNLHTDTIDGTITVSKEEAFTWAERAAREEGIFIGISSGASLAAVAKKLSQFRVGSRILTFCYDTGERYLSVDGLY, from the coding sequence ATGAAAGCAAACAGTATTCTCGATACCATTGGGCAGACGCCCCACGTCCGGCTAAGCCGGTTATTTCCGAATCACGAAGTCTGGATGAAGCTGGAGCGGGCCAATCCCGGCGCCAGCATAAAAGATCGTATAGCCCTGGCGATGGTCGACGATGCCGAAGCGAAGGGGCTCCTTAAACCCGGCAGTACGATTATCGAACCCACGTCGGGAAATACCGGCATCGGGCTGGCGATGGTGGCGGCCGTAAAAGGCTACAAGCTGATTCTGGTGATGCCGGAGTCGATGAGTATTGAGCGTCGACGGATCATGGCGGCTTACGGCGCTCAGTTTGATCTCACTCCCCGCGAACGGGGCATGAAAGGGGCTATCGAACGGGCCCACGCGCTACTGCTCGAAACGCCCAACTCGTGGATGCCGCAGCAGTTCGACAACCCCGCCAACATCGCCATTCACAAAGCAACCACCGCCCGCGAGATCCTGGCCGACTTTCCCAACGGTTTCGACGCACTCATTACGGGTGTCGGCACGGGAGGGCATATTACGGGTGTATCGGAAGTGCTGAAAGAGCAGTTTCCGGCCATGCATACCTTCGCCGTCGAACCGGAATTATCGTCGGTCATTAGTGGCGGTATGCCCGGTCCGCACCCCATTCAGGGTATTGGCGCGGGCTTTATTCCGCAAAATCTGCACACCGACACCATAGACGGTACTATCACCGTCAGCAAGGAAGAAGCCTTTACCTGGGCCGAACGCGCGGCCCGCGAGGAAGGCATCTTCATTGGTATCTCGTCGGGAGCATCGCTGGCGGCTGTAGCGAAAAAACTATCTCAGTTTCGCGTGGGCAGTCGTATCCTGACGTTCTGCTATGACACCGGCGAGCGCTATCTCTCGGTAGATGGGTTGTACTGA
- a CDS encoding redoxin domain-containing protein: MLTPGQHAPSFSLYNTEKKQVSLSDFSGKNLIMLFFPMAFTSTCTAELCQMRDDIATYAGMNADVVGISVDSPWTLAKFREEQHLPFDLLSDFNKEVSRAYETIYETYQLDLKGVSKRSAFVIDGDGIVRYAEVLESVKDVPSFANIQQVLSTLSNG; encoded by the coding sequence ATGCTCACGCCAGGTCAGCACGCACCATCTTTTTCGCTGTACAACACCGAAAAAAAGCAGGTGTCGCTAAGCGATTTTTCCGGCAAGAATCTCATTATGCTGTTCTTCCCGATGGCCTTTACCAGCACCTGCACGGCGGAACTTTGCCAGATGCGCGACGACATCGCTACCTACGCCGGTATGAACGCCGACGTAGTCGGTATCTCGGTCGATTCGCCCTGGACGCTGGCCAAATTCCGCGAGGAGCAGCACCTGCCGTTCGATCTGCTGTCGGACTTCAACAAAGAAGTGTCCCGCGCCTACGAGACCATTTACGAAACGTATCAGCTCGATCTCAAAGGTGTCAGCAAGCGGTCGGCGTTCGTGATCGACGGAGACGGTATCGTTCGTTACGCCGAAGTACTCGAAAGCGTGAAAGACGTCCCCAGCTTCGCCAATATCCAGCAAGTGCTCAGCACATTGTCCAATGGTTGA